The genome window tatatatatatatatataacaagaGTTAATAGTTAGTGATAGCCACATCATATTATCATAGTATATGATTGCTAAAAATTATTTTACACTACTACCCAAATATTAGTATTGTGGAGAATTCACAAACATAACATTAATATAACTTTATTACTGTCATGAAACAATTAACATGGTCAAATTTCTTACTCCCATGATCCTCTATACACCCATGATGGATCATCATATGGTTTAAattcttttgacaaataataTCCATCTTGTTTTAATAGCCAATAAACATTTGTGAAATCAACACTTGAGGCATCCATATTATTTGCAACATCATCGTCATAAACATGAAAATGTGCCGATCTTGAATTATCTACAAAATCTCCCATGAAAAGAGTATTTCCAAAAATACTTTCACAGAAATGAAAATCATACCCAAGACTTAAAGTGATGTTGTGATGGCCGAGATCGTCGTCTCCGGATTTCACATGAACATCGATTGTTGAATCTGGGATTCCGTTGTATATATAAACGGTAACATAACTGGTGAATATACAATCGGCAATGACAAAGCACGTGAAATAGCTCAATACAATGAAAAGGGAACAAAGCTTCTTTGTAACAGAAATGCTCATTTTTTCAAGTTTCGAAAAGTGAGTATTCTAATGTTTGCTCTACACATGCATTTATATAGAATGCATGTATAAAAAAATGTATTTTAGTCTAAAATGTATTTAGTCTAAAAATGTATTTagaccaatggggtggtggtccattggcaaaggcaaaaccTTTAAAACACCTAGATTGGGAAGgggaaggtcttgggttcaagtctaaCAGAGGACAAAGaattaaagaaattagccgttcaaaaaaaaaaaaaaaagatcctTGATCACATCATTTAATGATTAATATTAATTTGGTATCATTTCAATAATTAAATGGTAGTTTGTAAAAGAAAAAAGGAAAATGATAGATTCGACCTCttatgttgactttttttttttaaattaaatactAATTTTACTAATATTTAAAACtcaaataacttttatatacttcactttatttttattaattataccATAAATCGAGCGTGTTTTATTCTTTTCAATATATGAATACTATTGATTTACTTTTTATAAAGaaattatttgttttttaaaatGCAACACTCTACACGAATAACTATGTTGTTATACCATTTTATACGATGTTGTTACGTACAAAGGTCCATTTATGAATGCATATTTTTTTTGACGACATAAAAGCACAATGTAAAATGGGATAATAGCACCATATTTATCGTAATTAAAAAACGCATTCAAAACCTGGGCACGTAACATCACAACGTAAAATGGtataacaacaacaaaaaaaaaaaaaacttattttaaaaaaaaacattatatcaatattattatacatatatcaaagagaaaaagaaaatgtttgattttttggtatatatatatatatatatgttaaaataGTGAATTAGTTAATtgagatttaaaaaaaatgtggACGTGTAAATGAGCACAAATATCCTTACCCATATAAAACCCTCATAAGTACACGTGTTGGCTCCTCATTGCTACTTACGCTATATAAAAGGAGTCGTTCATATGCGTGTGTGAGAGAGGGAGATTTACAGCTTTGAGTATCATGTTTTCGTTATATTACCTATCATATATCattattaaaaaaacatataataattTTGAATATGATTTTCTATACTAAGTGAGTTATATTTGCTTTTcaataaatcaaaatgtttatTTCAACTGATCAATGATCATTTAGTTTTGTTACAATAAAGCTATAAATAGTTAATGAATGCAAGTGTaaagttaatttatttatttatttgtatctCTTCAAGATATTTTCTAGAACGAAAATACTCACTACTCTCTACATCTATATTAAACTACAACCTTTTTGTCCACCACGGGAATTGAACCCTTACAACTTAGAAAGGTAAAAACCTTATCCAACATCATGGCATCGTCATACCAAAAGCACTTCGATATttaatattaaaaacaaaaaaagacTTGACCGGACTGGAAATACCTCAAACCTGGGGTCTCAATATTTTAATCTTTGGCACATTGTTCTTAAACAAGAATTTCATAAATAAGCAATGGAAACATTCAAGACAAAACAAGTCTTAACATCCAAAACTGTTGTTGGTGCATATCGTATGACAACAACTTTGTGAAAAGGTCTTTTGATATCTTGTGAACATTGGCAAGTTTAGACAACTTGCAAGCTTAGTTAGCTAGTGGTCTAAGCAGATTAGCATGGTTAGctagttagcgggtttagctaaCTAGCGGCTTTAGCTAACGAGCAGGTTTAGCTGGTtagcagtgttaacatgtttagcggGTTTAGCAGGTAAGTGGCCTTAGCAGGCTTAACTTGTATAGCGGGTTTAGCGATCTGATGTATGGGCCAAGCCCAGTCTGCCAATGTGTGTGAtatataaacatgtttacatGTCGGGTTTTGGCTAGGGTCCAGAATCGCTAGTCAGAGAGTGTGTGAGTGGTTTTATGTTCTTGAGAGTCTTGAATTGACTGTAAACTTGTTGCTAGAAAATAAATAGAAGACTAGTTTACAATGATCTCGTATTTGcttgtttgataaacttgtttaCTGTTATTGTTTGATCTACTAATAGGATTCCACATTCATAGTTGATTATGAGTCCCGTTAGGATCCGTCTAAGGGACCTACAATTTGTATCAAAGCAATAGGCTCTATATTGTCTGGTTTAAGATTGGTTTTCTACAAAAATAagtgtttttttcttttgtttcacGTATTAAACAAGTGTTTCTTAGGTTGTTCTTGTTTGATAATCTGTTCTTTTGGGATTTTCGAACTGTTCTGAGTTGTATTAATCAGTTTTCGAATTCGTTTGAGGTTACTAAATTCTACAGTTTCATCAGAATTAACAGGTTTATCGCTTAGGGTTTCAGAATTATCAACGGGCTTAACCTTTAGCGGGTTTAGCTATTTGGCGGTTTTACCCCAAATAACGTGGTTATCCTTTAGTGTGTTTAACCTATTAGAGGGTTTACTCCATTAGCGAGGTTACGTTGTTTACTATGTTTGCAGACTTAGTGGGTTTGTTGGCCCCAAttgatctttgatctctagaacGTGAATCGAATTTGAATATAACTTGAGTCTTTGAATACATGTATGTTTTACAATTGAAATCTAAAGGCCTATTTATAAGTAACTAAAAGGTACGATTGTAGAGACGCGTCTCTTCACGAACAGATGTGTCTCTTGATCTCGTGGATGTGATTGTACTTGAAGAGGTGCGCCCCTTTCTTTTCCTTTGAAGCCGTCGATCAAAGGGCGTATCCAAGGGACACATTGATTCCTTTAGGGAGTTAGTTATCAACTTCTGTTTTGTCACATCTAGTCCCCGTACTTCATAACTACCCTAATACTATCTTTATACTATATACATGATAACCCTTGAACTTTAGGATGTGTAGGGATTAATGATTTCATTCACTCCCTAATCACGAACATCCTTGAGTTGTTGTAGATCTTGAACTCCGAGCAGTTTTATCTTCTCGAATCTCCTTGGTATCCAACACTTCACATGTATCTTCTTATTCACGAACCTTGCTCCTCACGAACCATGTTCCTCACGAACCTTGCTTCACACGAACATTTTGCTTCATACTTGTCTTGGTCGTACTTGATTTGTATCACATGAACCTTTTCTTGTGTAGTTGTCCCAACACGAACTTCATCCGATGTTGATAAACTTGCCCACCATATCACATGATTTGAATCCATCCCACATAGATTTTAGATAAACTGACTCACTCATATTTCTCTCGCAGTTGTATCACACATCAATGCCTTCTTTTAACCAGTCACATGATTACTTGTTTCCTTCACACGCGTG of Helianthus annuus cultivar XRQ/B chromosome 1, HanXRQr2.0-SUNRISE, whole genome shotgun sequence contains these proteins:
- the LOC110932849 gene encoding S-protein homolog 2-like, which encodes MSISVTKKLCSLFIVLSYFTCFVIADCIFTSYVTVYIYNGIPDSTIDVHVKSGDDDLGHHNITLSLGYDFHFCESIFGNTLFMGDFVDNSRSAHFHVYDDDVANNMDASSVDFTNVYWLLKQDGYYLSKEFKPYDDPSWVYRGSWE